The Pan troglodytes isolate AG18354 chromosome 1, NHGRI_mPanTro3-v2.0_pri, whole genome shotgun sequence genome includes a region encoding these proteins:
- the AMPD2 gene encoding AMP deaminase 2 isoform X4 produces the protein MDGKCKEIAEELFTRSLAESELRSAPYEFPEESPIEQLEERRQRLERQISQDVKLEPDILLRAKQDFLKTDSDSDLQLYKEQGEGQGDRSLRERDVLEREFQRVTISGEEKCGVPFTDLLDAAKSVVRALFIREKYMALSLQSFCPTTRRYLQQLAEKPLETRTYEQGPDTPVSADAPVHPPALEQHPYEHCEPSTMPGDLGLGLRMVRGVVHVYTRREPDEHCSEVELPYPDLQEFVADVNVLMALIINGPIKSFCYRRLQYLSSKFQMHVLLNEMKELAAQKKVPHRDFYNIRKVDTHIHASSCMNQKHLLRFIKRAMKRHLEEIVHVEQGREQTLREVFESMNLTAYDLSVDTLDVHADRNTFHRFDKFNAKYNPIGESVLREIFIKTDNRVSGKYFAHIIKEVMSDLEESKYQNAELRLSIYGRSRDEWDKLARWAVMHRVHSPNVRWLVQVPRLFDVYRTKGQLANFQEMLENIFLPLFEATVHPASHPELHLFLEHVDGFDSVDDESKPENHVFNLESPLPEAWVEEDNPPYAYYLYYTFANMAMLNHLRRQRGFHTFVLRPHCGEAGPIHHLVSAFMLAENISHGLLLRKAPVLQYLYYLAQIGIAMSPLSNNSLFLSYHRNPLPEYLSRGLMVSLSTDDPLQFHFTKEPLMEEYSIATQVWKLSSCDMCELARNSVLMSGFSHKVKSHWLGPNYTKEGPEGNDIRRTNVPDIRVGYRYETLCQELALITQAVQSEMLETIPEEAGIAMSPGPQ, from the exons ATGGATGGCAAATGCAAGGAGATCGCCGAG GAGCTGTTCACCCGCTCACTGGCTGAGAGCGAGCTCCGTAGTGCCCCGTATGAGTTCCCCGAGGAGAGCCCCATTGAACAGCTGGAGGAGCGGCGGCAGCGGCTGGAGCGGCAGATCAGCCAGGATGTCAA GCTGGAGCCAGACATCCTGCTTCGGGCCAAGCAAGATTTCCTGAAGACGGACAGTGACTCGGACCTACA GCTCTACAAGGAACAGGGTGAGGGGCAGGGTGACCGGAGCCTGCGGGAGCGTGATGTGCTGGAACGGGAGTTTCAGCGGGTCACCATCTCTGGGGAGGAGAAGTGTGGG GTGCCGTTCACAGACCTGCTGGATGCAGCCAAGAGTGTGGTGCGGGCGCTCTTCATCCGGGAGAAGTACATGGCCCTGTCCCTGCAGAGCTTCTGCCCCACGACCCGCCGCTACCTGCAGCAGCTGGCTGAAAAGCCTCTGGAGACCCGGACCTATGAACAGGGCCCCGACACCCCTGTGTCTGCTG ATGCCCCGGTGCACCCCCCTGCGCTGGAGCAGCACCCGTATGAGCACTGTGAGCCAAGCACCATGCCTGGGGACCTGGGCTTGGGTCTGCGCATGGTGCGGGGTGTGGTGCACGTCTACACCCGCAGGGAACCCGACGAGCA TTGCTCAGAGGTGGAGCTGCCATACCCTGACCTGCAGGAATTTGTGGCTGACGTCAATGTGCTGATGGCCCTGATTATCAATGGCCCCAT AAAGTCATTCTGCTACCGCCGGCTGCAGTACCTGAGCTCCAAGTTCCAGATGCATGTGCTACTCAATGAGATGAAGGAGCTGGCCGCCCAGAAGAAAGTGCCACACCGAGATTTCTACAACATCCGCAAG GTGGACACCCACATCCATGCCTCGTCCTGCATGAACCAGAAGCATCTGCTGCGCTTCATCAAGCGGGCAATGAAGCGGCACCTGGAGGAGATCGTGCACGTGGAGCAGGGCCGTGAACAGACGCTGCGGGAGGTCTTTGAGAGCATGAATCTCACGGCCTACGACCTGAGTGTGGACACGCTGGATGTGCATGCG GACAGGAACACTTTCCATCGCTTTGACAAGTTTAATGCCAAATACAACCCTATTGGGGAGTCCGTCCTCCGAGAGATCTTCATCAAGACGGACAACAGGGTATCTGGGAAGTACTTTGCTCACATCATCAAG GAGGTGATGTCAGACCTGGAGGAGAGCAAATACCAGAATGCAGAGCTGCGGCTCTCCATTTACGGGCGCTCGAGGGATGAGTGGGACAAGCTGGCGCGCTGGGCCGTCATGCACCGCGTGCACTCCCCCAACGTGCGCTGGCTGGTGCAGGTGCCCCGCCTCTT TGATGTGTACCGTACCAAGGGCCAGCTGGCCAACTTCCAGGAGATGCTGGAGAACATCTTCCTGCCACTGTTCGAGGCCACTGTGCACCCTGCCAGCCACCCGGAACTGCATCTCTTCTTAGAGCAC GTGGATGGTTTTGACAGCGTGGATGATGAGTCCAAGCCTGAAAACCATGTCTTCAACCTGGAGAGCCCCCTGCCTGAGGCGTGGGTGGAGGAGGACAACCCACCCTATGCCTACTACCTGTACTACACCTTTGCCAACATGGCCATGTTGAACCACCTGCGCAG GCAGAGGGGCTTCCACACGTTTGTGCTGAGGCCACACTGTGGGGAGGCTGGGCCCATCCACCACCTGGTGTCAGCCTTCATGCTGGCTGAGAACATTTCCCACGGGCTCCTTCTGCGCAAG GCCCCCGTCCTGCAGTACCTGTACTACCTGGCCCAGATCGGCATCGCCATGTCTCCGCTCAGCAACAACAGCCTCTTCCTCAGCTATCACCGGAATCCGCTACCGGAGTACCTGTCCCGCGGCCTCATGGTCTCCCTGTCCACTGATGATCCCTTGCAGTTCCACTTCACCAAG GAGCCGCTGATGGAGGAGTACAGCATCGCCACCCAGGTGTGGAAGCTCAGCTCCTGCGATATGTGTGAGCTGGCCCGCAACAGCGTGCTCATGAGCGGCTTCTCGCACAAG GTAAAGAGCCACTGGCTGGGACCCAACTATACCAAGGAAGGCCCTGAGGGGAATGACATCCGCCGGACCAATGTGCCAGACATCCGCGTGGGCTACCGCTACGAGACCCTGTGCCAGGAGCTGGCGCTCATCACGCAGGCAGTCCAGAGTGAGATGCTGGAGACCATTCCAGAGGAGGCGGGTATCGCCATGAGCCCAGGGCCTCAGTGA
- the AMPD2 gene encoding AMP deaminase 2 isoform X2 yields MWQSQAPAGAAQTPPLSPPWSQPWHPIHLALASPRPNIPLRSGPACRPPLQLQELFTRSLAESELRSAPYEFPEESPIEQLEERRQRLERQISQDVKLEPDILLRAKQDFLKTDSDSDLQLYKEQGEGQGDRSLRERDVLEREFQRVTISGEEKCGVPFTDLLDAAKSVVRALFIREKYMALSLQSFCPTTRRYLQQLAEKPLETRTYEQGPDTPVSADAPVHPPALEQHPYEHCEPSTMPGDLGLGLRMVRGVVHVYTRREPDEHCSEVELPYPDLQEFVADVNVLMALIINGPIKSFCYRRLQYLSSKFQMHVLLNEMKELAAQKKVPHRDFYNIRKVDTHIHASSCMNQKHLLRFIKRAMKRHLEEIVHVEQGREQTLREVFESMNLTAYDLSVDTLDVHADRNTFHRFDKFNAKYNPIGESVLREIFIKTDNRVSGKYFAHIIKEVMSDLEESKYQNAELRLSIYGRSRDEWDKLARWAVMHRVHSPNVRWLVQVPRLFDVYRTKGQLANFQEMLENIFLPLFEATVHPASHPELHLFLEHVDGFDSVDDESKPENHVFNLESPLPEAWVEEDNPPYAYYLYYTFANMAMLNHLRRQRGFHTFVLRPHCGEAGPIHHLVSAFMLAENISHGLLLRKAPVLQYLYYLAQIGIAMSPLSNNSLFLSYHRNPLPEYLSRGLMVSLSTDDPLQFHFTKEPLMEEYSIATQVWKLSSCDMCELARNSVLMSGFSHKVKSHWLGPNYTKEGPEGNDIRRTNVPDIRVGYRYETLCQELALITQAVQSEMLETIPEEAGIAMSPGPQ; encoded by the exons GAGCTGTTCACCCGCTCACTGGCTGAGAGCGAGCTCCGTAGTGCCCCGTATGAGTTCCCCGAGGAGAGCCCCATTGAACAGCTGGAGGAGCGGCGGCAGCGGCTGGAGCGGCAGATCAGCCAGGATGTCAA GCTGGAGCCAGACATCCTGCTTCGGGCCAAGCAAGATTTCCTGAAGACGGACAGTGACTCGGACCTACA GCTCTACAAGGAACAGGGTGAGGGGCAGGGTGACCGGAGCCTGCGGGAGCGTGATGTGCTGGAACGGGAGTTTCAGCGGGTCACCATCTCTGGGGAGGAGAAGTGTGGG GTGCCGTTCACAGACCTGCTGGATGCAGCCAAGAGTGTGGTGCGGGCGCTCTTCATCCGGGAGAAGTACATGGCCCTGTCCCTGCAGAGCTTCTGCCCCACGACCCGCCGCTACCTGCAGCAGCTGGCTGAAAAGCCTCTGGAGACCCGGACCTATGAACAGGGCCCCGACACCCCTGTGTCTGCTG ATGCCCCGGTGCACCCCCCTGCGCTGGAGCAGCACCCGTATGAGCACTGTGAGCCAAGCACCATGCCTGGGGACCTGGGCTTGGGTCTGCGCATGGTGCGGGGTGTGGTGCACGTCTACACCCGCAGGGAACCCGACGAGCA TTGCTCAGAGGTGGAGCTGCCATACCCTGACCTGCAGGAATTTGTGGCTGACGTCAATGTGCTGATGGCCCTGATTATCAATGGCCCCAT AAAGTCATTCTGCTACCGCCGGCTGCAGTACCTGAGCTCCAAGTTCCAGATGCATGTGCTACTCAATGAGATGAAGGAGCTGGCCGCCCAGAAGAAAGTGCCACACCGAGATTTCTACAACATCCGCAAG GTGGACACCCACATCCATGCCTCGTCCTGCATGAACCAGAAGCATCTGCTGCGCTTCATCAAGCGGGCAATGAAGCGGCACCTGGAGGAGATCGTGCACGTGGAGCAGGGCCGTGAACAGACGCTGCGGGAGGTCTTTGAGAGCATGAATCTCACGGCCTACGACCTGAGTGTGGACACGCTGGATGTGCATGCG GACAGGAACACTTTCCATCGCTTTGACAAGTTTAATGCCAAATACAACCCTATTGGGGAGTCCGTCCTCCGAGAGATCTTCATCAAGACGGACAACAGGGTATCTGGGAAGTACTTTGCTCACATCATCAAG GAGGTGATGTCAGACCTGGAGGAGAGCAAATACCAGAATGCAGAGCTGCGGCTCTCCATTTACGGGCGCTCGAGGGATGAGTGGGACAAGCTGGCGCGCTGGGCCGTCATGCACCGCGTGCACTCCCCCAACGTGCGCTGGCTGGTGCAGGTGCCCCGCCTCTT TGATGTGTACCGTACCAAGGGCCAGCTGGCCAACTTCCAGGAGATGCTGGAGAACATCTTCCTGCCACTGTTCGAGGCCACTGTGCACCCTGCCAGCCACCCGGAACTGCATCTCTTCTTAGAGCAC GTGGATGGTTTTGACAGCGTGGATGATGAGTCCAAGCCTGAAAACCATGTCTTCAACCTGGAGAGCCCCCTGCCTGAGGCGTGGGTGGAGGAGGACAACCCACCCTATGCCTACTACCTGTACTACACCTTTGCCAACATGGCCATGTTGAACCACCTGCGCAG GCAGAGGGGCTTCCACACGTTTGTGCTGAGGCCACACTGTGGGGAGGCTGGGCCCATCCACCACCTGGTGTCAGCCTTCATGCTGGCTGAGAACATTTCCCACGGGCTCCTTCTGCGCAAG GCCCCCGTCCTGCAGTACCTGTACTACCTGGCCCAGATCGGCATCGCCATGTCTCCGCTCAGCAACAACAGCCTCTTCCTCAGCTATCACCGGAATCCGCTACCGGAGTACCTGTCCCGCGGCCTCATGGTCTCCCTGTCCACTGATGATCCCTTGCAGTTCCACTTCACCAAG GAGCCGCTGATGGAGGAGTACAGCATCGCCACCCAGGTGTGGAAGCTCAGCTCCTGCGATATGTGTGAGCTGGCCCGCAACAGCGTGCTCATGAGCGGCTTCTCGCACAAG GTAAAGAGCCACTGGCTGGGACCCAACTATACCAAGGAAGGCCCTGAGGGGAATGACATCCGCCGGACCAATGTGCCAGACATCCGCGTGGGCTACCGCTACGAGACCCTGTGCCAGGAGCTGGCGCTCATCACGCAGGCAGTCCAGAGTGAGATGCTGGAGACCATTCCAGAGGAGGCGGGTATCGCCATGAGCCCAGGGCCTCAGTGA
- the AMPD2 gene encoding AMP deaminase 2 isoform X1, with translation MRNRGQGLFRLRSRCFLHQSLPLGAGRRKGLDVAEPGPSRCRSDSPAVAAVVPAMASYPSGSGKPKAKYTFKKRASLQASTAAPEARGGLGAPPLQSARSLPGPAPCLKHFPLDLRTSMDGKCKEIAEELFTRSLAESELRSAPYEFPEESPIEQLEERRQRLERQISQDVKLEPDILLRAKQDFLKTDSDSDLQLYKEQGEGQGDRSLRERDVLEREFQRVTISGEEKCGVPFTDLLDAAKSVVRALFIREKYMALSLQSFCPTTRRYLQQLAEKPLETRTYEQGPDTPVSADAPVHPPALEQHPYEHCEPSTMPGDLGLGLRMVRGVVHVYTRREPDEHCSEVELPYPDLQEFVADVNVLMALIINGPIKSFCYRRLQYLSSKFQMHVLLNEMKELAAQKKVPHRDFYNIRKVDTHIHASSCMNQKHLLRFIKRAMKRHLEEIVHVEQGREQTLREVFESMNLTAYDLSVDTLDVHADRNTFHRFDKFNAKYNPIGESVLREIFIKTDNRVSGKYFAHIIKEVMSDLEESKYQNAELRLSIYGRSRDEWDKLARWAVMHRVHSPNVRWLVQVPRLFDVYRTKGQLANFQEMLENIFLPLFEATVHPASHPELHLFLEHVDGFDSVDDESKPENHVFNLESPLPEAWVEEDNPPYAYYLYYTFANMAMLNHLRRQRGFHTFVLRPHCGEAGPIHHLVSAFMLAENISHGLLLRKAPVLQYLYYLAQIGIAMSPLSNNSLFLSYHRNPLPEYLSRGLMVSLSTDDPLQFHFTKEPLMEEYSIATQVWKLSSCDMCELARNSVLMSGFSHKVKSHWLGPNYTKEGPEGNDIRRTNVPDIRVGYRYETLCQELALITQAVQSEMLETIPEEAGIAMSPGPQ, from the exons AGGCTCGGGGTGGTCTGGGGGCCCCTCCGCTGCAGTCTGCCCGATCCCTGCCGGGCCCCGCCCCCTGCCTCAAGCACTTCCCGCTCGACCTGCGCACGTCTATGGATGGCAAATGCAAGGAGATCGCCGAG GAGCTGTTCACCCGCTCACTGGCTGAGAGCGAGCTCCGTAGTGCCCCGTATGAGTTCCCCGAGGAGAGCCCCATTGAACAGCTGGAGGAGCGGCGGCAGCGGCTGGAGCGGCAGATCAGCCAGGATGTCAA GCTGGAGCCAGACATCCTGCTTCGGGCCAAGCAAGATTTCCTGAAGACGGACAGTGACTCGGACCTACA GCTCTACAAGGAACAGGGTGAGGGGCAGGGTGACCGGAGCCTGCGGGAGCGTGATGTGCTGGAACGGGAGTTTCAGCGGGTCACCATCTCTGGGGAGGAGAAGTGTGGG GTGCCGTTCACAGACCTGCTGGATGCAGCCAAGAGTGTGGTGCGGGCGCTCTTCATCCGGGAGAAGTACATGGCCCTGTCCCTGCAGAGCTTCTGCCCCACGACCCGCCGCTACCTGCAGCAGCTGGCTGAAAAGCCTCTGGAGACCCGGACCTATGAACAGGGCCCCGACACCCCTGTGTCTGCTG ATGCCCCGGTGCACCCCCCTGCGCTGGAGCAGCACCCGTATGAGCACTGTGAGCCAAGCACCATGCCTGGGGACCTGGGCTTGGGTCTGCGCATGGTGCGGGGTGTGGTGCACGTCTACACCCGCAGGGAACCCGACGAGCA TTGCTCAGAGGTGGAGCTGCCATACCCTGACCTGCAGGAATTTGTGGCTGACGTCAATGTGCTGATGGCCCTGATTATCAATGGCCCCAT AAAGTCATTCTGCTACCGCCGGCTGCAGTACCTGAGCTCCAAGTTCCAGATGCATGTGCTACTCAATGAGATGAAGGAGCTGGCCGCCCAGAAGAAAGTGCCACACCGAGATTTCTACAACATCCGCAAG GTGGACACCCACATCCATGCCTCGTCCTGCATGAACCAGAAGCATCTGCTGCGCTTCATCAAGCGGGCAATGAAGCGGCACCTGGAGGAGATCGTGCACGTGGAGCAGGGCCGTGAACAGACGCTGCGGGAGGTCTTTGAGAGCATGAATCTCACGGCCTACGACCTGAGTGTGGACACGCTGGATGTGCATGCG GACAGGAACACTTTCCATCGCTTTGACAAGTTTAATGCCAAATACAACCCTATTGGGGAGTCCGTCCTCCGAGAGATCTTCATCAAGACGGACAACAGGGTATCTGGGAAGTACTTTGCTCACATCATCAAG GAGGTGATGTCAGACCTGGAGGAGAGCAAATACCAGAATGCAGAGCTGCGGCTCTCCATTTACGGGCGCTCGAGGGATGAGTGGGACAAGCTGGCGCGCTGGGCCGTCATGCACCGCGTGCACTCCCCCAACGTGCGCTGGCTGGTGCAGGTGCCCCGCCTCTT TGATGTGTACCGTACCAAGGGCCAGCTGGCCAACTTCCAGGAGATGCTGGAGAACATCTTCCTGCCACTGTTCGAGGCCACTGTGCACCCTGCCAGCCACCCGGAACTGCATCTCTTCTTAGAGCAC GTGGATGGTTTTGACAGCGTGGATGATGAGTCCAAGCCTGAAAACCATGTCTTCAACCTGGAGAGCCCCCTGCCTGAGGCGTGGGTGGAGGAGGACAACCCACCCTATGCCTACTACCTGTACTACACCTTTGCCAACATGGCCATGTTGAACCACCTGCGCAG GCAGAGGGGCTTCCACACGTTTGTGCTGAGGCCACACTGTGGGGAGGCTGGGCCCATCCACCACCTGGTGTCAGCCTTCATGCTGGCTGAGAACATTTCCCACGGGCTCCTTCTGCGCAAG GCCCCCGTCCTGCAGTACCTGTACTACCTGGCCCAGATCGGCATCGCCATGTCTCCGCTCAGCAACAACAGCCTCTTCCTCAGCTATCACCGGAATCCGCTACCGGAGTACCTGTCCCGCGGCCTCATGGTCTCCCTGTCCACTGATGATCCCTTGCAGTTCCACTTCACCAAG GAGCCGCTGATGGAGGAGTACAGCATCGCCACCCAGGTGTGGAAGCTCAGCTCCTGCGATATGTGTGAGCTGGCCCGCAACAGCGTGCTCATGAGCGGCTTCTCGCACAAG GTAAAGAGCCACTGGCTGGGACCCAACTATACCAAGGAAGGCCCTGAGGGGAATGACATCCGCCGGACCAATGTGCCAGACATCCGCGTGGGCTACCGCTACGAGACCCTGTGCCAGGAGCTGGCGCTCATCACGCAGGCAGTCCAGAGTGAGATGCTGGAGACCATTCCAGAGGAGGCGGGTATCGCCATGAGCCCAGGGCCTCAGTGA
- the AMPD2 gene encoding AMP deaminase 2 isoform X3 has product MASEARGGLGAPPLQSARSLPGPAPCLKHFPLDLRTSMDGKCKEIAEELFTRSLAESELRSAPYEFPEESPIEQLEERRQRLERQISQDVKLEPDILLRAKQDFLKTDSDSDLQLYKEQGEGQGDRSLRERDVLEREFQRVTISGEEKCGVPFTDLLDAAKSVVRALFIREKYMALSLQSFCPTTRRYLQQLAEKPLETRTYEQGPDTPVSADAPVHPPALEQHPYEHCEPSTMPGDLGLGLRMVRGVVHVYTRREPDEHCSEVELPYPDLQEFVADVNVLMALIINGPIKSFCYRRLQYLSSKFQMHVLLNEMKELAAQKKVPHRDFYNIRKVDTHIHASSCMNQKHLLRFIKRAMKRHLEEIVHVEQGREQTLREVFESMNLTAYDLSVDTLDVHADRNTFHRFDKFNAKYNPIGESVLREIFIKTDNRVSGKYFAHIIKEVMSDLEESKYQNAELRLSIYGRSRDEWDKLARWAVMHRVHSPNVRWLVQVPRLFDVYRTKGQLANFQEMLENIFLPLFEATVHPASHPELHLFLEHVDGFDSVDDESKPENHVFNLESPLPEAWVEEDNPPYAYYLYYTFANMAMLNHLRRQRGFHTFVLRPHCGEAGPIHHLVSAFMLAENISHGLLLRKAPVLQYLYYLAQIGIAMSPLSNNSLFLSYHRNPLPEYLSRGLMVSLSTDDPLQFHFTKEPLMEEYSIATQVWKLSSCDMCELARNSVLMSGFSHKVKSHWLGPNYTKEGPEGNDIRRTNVPDIRVGYRYETLCQELALITQAVQSEMLETIPEEAGIAMSPGPQ; this is encoded by the exons AGGCTCGGGGTGGTCTGGGGGCCCCTCCGCTGCAGTCTGCCCGATCCCTGCCGGGCCCCGCCCCCTGCCTCAAGCACTTCCCGCTCGACCTGCGCACGTCTATGGATGGCAAATGCAAGGAGATCGCCGAG GAGCTGTTCACCCGCTCACTGGCTGAGAGCGAGCTCCGTAGTGCCCCGTATGAGTTCCCCGAGGAGAGCCCCATTGAACAGCTGGAGGAGCGGCGGCAGCGGCTGGAGCGGCAGATCAGCCAGGATGTCAA GCTGGAGCCAGACATCCTGCTTCGGGCCAAGCAAGATTTCCTGAAGACGGACAGTGACTCGGACCTACA GCTCTACAAGGAACAGGGTGAGGGGCAGGGTGACCGGAGCCTGCGGGAGCGTGATGTGCTGGAACGGGAGTTTCAGCGGGTCACCATCTCTGGGGAGGAGAAGTGTGGG GTGCCGTTCACAGACCTGCTGGATGCAGCCAAGAGTGTGGTGCGGGCGCTCTTCATCCGGGAGAAGTACATGGCCCTGTCCCTGCAGAGCTTCTGCCCCACGACCCGCCGCTACCTGCAGCAGCTGGCTGAAAAGCCTCTGGAGACCCGGACCTATGAACAGGGCCCCGACACCCCTGTGTCTGCTG ATGCCCCGGTGCACCCCCCTGCGCTGGAGCAGCACCCGTATGAGCACTGTGAGCCAAGCACCATGCCTGGGGACCTGGGCTTGGGTCTGCGCATGGTGCGGGGTGTGGTGCACGTCTACACCCGCAGGGAACCCGACGAGCA TTGCTCAGAGGTGGAGCTGCCATACCCTGACCTGCAGGAATTTGTGGCTGACGTCAATGTGCTGATGGCCCTGATTATCAATGGCCCCAT AAAGTCATTCTGCTACCGCCGGCTGCAGTACCTGAGCTCCAAGTTCCAGATGCATGTGCTACTCAATGAGATGAAGGAGCTGGCCGCCCAGAAGAAAGTGCCACACCGAGATTTCTACAACATCCGCAAG GTGGACACCCACATCCATGCCTCGTCCTGCATGAACCAGAAGCATCTGCTGCGCTTCATCAAGCGGGCAATGAAGCGGCACCTGGAGGAGATCGTGCACGTGGAGCAGGGCCGTGAACAGACGCTGCGGGAGGTCTTTGAGAGCATGAATCTCACGGCCTACGACCTGAGTGTGGACACGCTGGATGTGCATGCG GACAGGAACACTTTCCATCGCTTTGACAAGTTTAATGCCAAATACAACCCTATTGGGGAGTCCGTCCTCCGAGAGATCTTCATCAAGACGGACAACAGGGTATCTGGGAAGTACTTTGCTCACATCATCAAG GAGGTGATGTCAGACCTGGAGGAGAGCAAATACCAGAATGCAGAGCTGCGGCTCTCCATTTACGGGCGCTCGAGGGATGAGTGGGACAAGCTGGCGCGCTGGGCCGTCATGCACCGCGTGCACTCCCCCAACGTGCGCTGGCTGGTGCAGGTGCCCCGCCTCTT TGATGTGTACCGTACCAAGGGCCAGCTGGCCAACTTCCAGGAGATGCTGGAGAACATCTTCCTGCCACTGTTCGAGGCCACTGTGCACCCTGCCAGCCACCCGGAACTGCATCTCTTCTTAGAGCAC GTGGATGGTTTTGACAGCGTGGATGATGAGTCCAAGCCTGAAAACCATGTCTTCAACCTGGAGAGCCCCCTGCCTGAGGCGTGGGTGGAGGAGGACAACCCACCCTATGCCTACTACCTGTACTACACCTTTGCCAACATGGCCATGTTGAACCACCTGCGCAG GCAGAGGGGCTTCCACACGTTTGTGCTGAGGCCACACTGTGGGGAGGCTGGGCCCATCCACCACCTGGTGTCAGCCTTCATGCTGGCTGAGAACATTTCCCACGGGCTCCTTCTGCGCAAG GCCCCCGTCCTGCAGTACCTGTACTACCTGGCCCAGATCGGCATCGCCATGTCTCCGCTCAGCAACAACAGCCTCTTCCTCAGCTATCACCGGAATCCGCTACCGGAGTACCTGTCCCGCGGCCTCATGGTCTCCCTGTCCACTGATGATCCCTTGCAGTTCCACTTCACCAAG GAGCCGCTGATGGAGGAGTACAGCATCGCCACCCAGGTGTGGAAGCTCAGCTCCTGCGATATGTGTGAGCTGGCCCGCAACAGCGTGCTCATGAGCGGCTTCTCGCACAAG GTAAAGAGCCACTGGCTGGGACCCAACTATACCAAGGAAGGCCCTGAGGGGAATGACATCCGCCGGACCAATGTGCCAGACATCCGCGTGGGCTACCGCTACGAGACCCTGTGCCAGGAGCTGGCGCTCATCACGCAGGCAGTCCAGAGTGAGATGCTGGAGACCATTCCAGAGGAGGCGGGTATCGCCATGAGCCCAGGGCCTCAGTGA